From a region of the Tenggerimyces flavus genome:
- a CDS encoding dihydroorotase: protein MSYLLKGVRPLGGDPVDLVLNEGVIAELGTGLTADVTIDADGLIALPGLVDLHTHLREPGLENAETVESGTLAAALGGFTAVFAMPNTQPAADTAGVVEQVYRLGRDAGYCDVQPIGAVTQGRAGKQLAELGAMAESAARVRVFSDDGDCVSDAVLMRRALEYVKAFDGVIAQHAQEPRLTEGAQMNEGVLSGQLGLRGWPAVAEEAIIARDVLLAAHVGSRVHICHVSTAGSVEILRWAKSKGYAVTAEVTPHHLLLTDELVASYDPVYKVNPPLRTAEDVTAVREALADGTIDVVATDHAPHPVEEKECEWPAAAMGMVGLETALAVVQQAMVDTGLLDWAGVAERMSAAPARIGRLQGHGGTLERGVAANVTLYDPNAPWAVEPANLASKSRNTPFGGRTLPGRVVATFLRGRATVLDGKPA from the coding sequence GTGAGCTACCTGCTGAAGGGCGTACGTCCCCTCGGCGGCGACCCCGTCGACCTCGTGTTGAACGAAGGCGTCATCGCCGAGCTCGGCACCGGGCTGACTGCCGACGTCACCATCGACGCCGACGGCCTGATCGCGCTGCCCGGCCTCGTCGACCTCCACACCCACCTGCGGGAGCCCGGCCTGGAGAACGCCGAGACCGTCGAGTCCGGCACGCTCGCCGCCGCGCTCGGCGGGTTCACGGCCGTCTTCGCGATGCCCAACACCCAGCCCGCCGCCGACACCGCTGGTGTGGTCGAGCAGGTCTACCGGCTCGGCCGCGACGCCGGCTACTGCGACGTCCAGCCGATCGGCGCCGTCACCCAGGGCCGCGCGGGCAAGCAGCTCGCCGAGCTCGGCGCGATGGCCGAGTCCGCCGCCCGCGTCCGCGTCTTCTCCGACGACGGCGACTGCGTCTCCGACGCCGTGCTCATGCGCCGCGCGCTGGAGTACGTCAAGGCGTTCGACGGCGTGATCGCCCAGCACGCCCAGGAGCCCCGGCTGACCGAGGGCGCCCAGATGAACGAGGGCGTGCTCTCCGGCCAGCTCGGCCTGCGCGGCTGGCCCGCGGTCGCCGAGGAGGCGATCATCGCCCGCGACGTCCTGCTCGCCGCCCACGTCGGCAGCCGGGTCCACATCTGTCACGTCTCCACCGCCGGCTCGGTCGAGATCCTGCGGTGGGCCAAGAGCAAGGGGTACGCGGTCACCGCCGAGGTCACGCCGCACCACCTGCTGCTCACCGACGAGCTCGTCGCGAGCTACGACCCGGTCTACAAGGTCAACCCGCCCTTGCGCACCGCCGAGGATGTCACCGCCGTACGCGAAGCCCTTGCGGACGGGACGATCGACGTCGTCGCCACCGACCACGCACCCCACCCGGTCGAGGAGAAGGAGTGCGAGTGGCCGGCCGCCGCGATGGGCATGGTCGGCCTCGAGACCGCGCTCGCGGTCGTGCAGCAAGCCATGGTTGACACCGGCCTGCTGGACTGGGCCGGCGTCGCCGAACGGATGTCCGCCGCCCCTGCCCGGATCGGCCGTTTGCAGGGCCATGGCGGCACCCTGGAGCGCGGAGTGGCCGCGAACGTGACCCTGTACGACCCGAACGCCCCTTGGGCCGTGGAGCCGGCGAATCTGGCCAGCAAGTCGCGCAACACCCCGTTCGGCGGTCGCACGCTGCCCGGCCGGGTCGTCGCGACGTTCCTCCGCGGCCGCGCCACCGTGCTCGACGGGAAGCCCGCATGA
- the carA gene encoding glutamine-hydrolyzing carbamoyl-phosphate synthase small subunit, translated as MNALLVLEDGRTFRGDAYGADGETFGEAVFATGMTGYQETLTDPSYHRQVVVQTAPHIGNTGVNDADPESRRMWVAGYVVRDPARVPSNWRAQASLDTALKRDGIVGISGIDTRALTRHLRERGAMRVGISTVERDPDALLERVLASPEMVGAALADDVTTEHPYVTVANVPTRFRVAAIDLGIKAMTPLRMAERGIEVHVLPSTSTLDDVLAVDPHGVFVSNGPGDPEPLEHVTELIRGVLRADKPFFGICLGNQLFGRALGFGTYKLKYGHRGINQPVQDRSTGKVEVTAHNHGFAVDAPLHEATATEFGSAEVSHVNLNDDVVEGLQLKRDGEVVGFSVQYHPEAAAGPHDAAYLFDRFVDLMAKRGGKA; from the coding sequence ATGAACGCACTGCTCGTCCTCGAAGACGGCCGCACCTTCCGCGGCGACGCCTACGGAGCCGACGGCGAAACCTTCGGCGAGGCCGTCTTCGCGACCGGCATGACCGGCTACCAGGAGACGCTCACCGACCCGTCGTACCACCGCCAGGTCGTCGTCCAGACCGCCCCGCACATCGGCAACACCGGCGTCAACGACGCCGACCCGGAGTCGCGCCGGATGTGGGTCGCCGGGTACGTCGTCCGCGACCCCGCCCGCGTCCCGTCCAACTGGCGCGCGCAAGCCAGCCTTGACACCGCGCTCAAGCGCGACGGCATCGTCGGCATCAGCGGCATCGACACCCGCGCCCTCACCCGGCACCTGCGCGAGCGCGGCGCGATGCGGGTCGGCATCTCCACGGTCGAACGCGATCCCGACGCGCTGCTCGAACGCGTCCTCGCCTCGCCGGAGATGGTCGGCGCCGCGCTGGCCGACGACGTGACGACGGAGCATCCGTACGTCACGGTCGCCAACGTGCCGACCCGCTTCCGGGTGGCCGCGATCGACCTCGGCATCAAGGCGATGACGCCGCTCCGGATGGCCGAGCGGGGCATCGAGGTGCACGTGCTGCCCTCGACCTCCACGCTCGACGACGTGCTCGCGGTCGACCCGCACGGCGTGTTCGTGTCCAACGGTCCCGGTGATCCGGAGCCGCTCGAGCACGTCACCGAGCTGATCCGCGGGGTGCTGCGCGCGGACAAGCCGTTCTTCGGGATCTGCCTCGGCAACCAGCTGTTCGGCCGGGCGCTCGGCTTCGGCACGTACAAGCTCAAGTACGGCCACCGCGGCATCAACCAGCCCGTGCAGGACCGCTCGACCGGCAAGGTCGAGGTCACCGCGCACAACCACGGGTTCGCCGTGGACGCGCCGCTGCACGAGGCGACCGCCACCGAGTTCGGGAGCGCCGAGGTCAGCCACGTCAACCTCAACGACGACGTGGTCGAGGGCCTGCAGCTCAAGCGGGACGGCGAGGTCGTCGGCTTCTCGGTCCAGTACCACCCCGAGGCCGCGGCGGGACCACACGACGCCGCCTACCTGTTCGACCGCTTCGTCGACCTGATGGCGAAGCGTGGAGGGAAGGCCTGA
- the carB gene encoding carbamoyl-phosphate synthase large subunit: MPRRTDISSVLVIGSGPIVIGQACEFDYSGTQACRVLRDEGLRVILVNSNPATIMTDPEFADATYVEPITPAAVAKVIEQERPDALLATLGGQTALNTAVALHENGTLAKYGVELIGASIEAIQRGENRESFKRIVEGLGAKVAKSKICHTIEECLAAAAELNYPVVVRPSFTMGGAGSGMAYDEAELRQIGGLGLQLSPTTEVLLEESVLGWKEYELEVMRDRADNVVIVCSIENVDPMGVHTGDSVTVAPAMTLTDREYQDMRDVAIGVIRAVGVDTGGCNIQFAVDPADGRMIVIEMNPRVSRSSALASKATGFPIAKIAAKVALGYTLDEIPNDITAETPASFEPTLDYVVVKVPRFAFEKFPHADQTLTTHMKSVGEAMAIGRNFTEALQKALRSIEKRDAVLTWAGEPRPKEGLLTLLRTPHDGRLKNLVEAIRAGATAEELFEATKIDPWFLDQLFLLHEIATEVADAPQLDPSLLRKAKRHGFSDAQIGAIKSMREDVVRGVRHALGIRPVFKTVDTCAAEFAATTPYHYSSYDEETEVQPREKPAVIILGSGPNRIGQGIEFDYSCVHAAMALAEAGYETVMVNCNPETVSTDYDTSDRLYFEPLTLEDVLEVVNAELTAGPVAGVIVQLGGQTPLGLAQGLADEGVPIVGTSPAAIHLAEDRGSFGHVLAEAGLPAPKHGTATSYVEAKQIADEIGYPVLVRPSYVLGGRGMEIVYDDEALAGYIARATAISPEHPVLVDRFLDDAVEIDVDALYDGKELFLGGVMEHIEEAGIHSGDSACALPPITLGSEEIDRIRASTEAIARGVGVRGLLNVQYALTSDVLYVLEANPRASRTVPFVSKATATPLAKAAARVMLGASIASLRSEGLLPSDRDGGALPPNAPIAVKEAVMPFNRFRTGDGRTVDTLLGPEMRSTGEVMGIDAGFGVAFAKSQAGAYGALPSSGRAFVSVANRDKRHMIFPVKRLADLGFEILATEGTAAVLRRNGVHATVVRKVTQGPGPAGEPTIVQRIVDGEVDLVVNTPRGTTSGGSPRIDGYEIRTAAIMANIPCITTVQGLAAAVQGIEALLTDKIGVRSLQDWASDMRSGES; this comes from the coding sequence ATGCCCCGCCGTACGGACATCTCCTCGGTCCTCGTCATCGGCTCCGGTCCGATCGTGATCGGCCAGGCGTGCGAGTTCGACTACTCCGGTACGCAGGCCTGCCGGGTGCTCCGCGACGAGGGCCTGCGGGTGATCCTGGTCAACTCCAACCCGGCCACGATCATGACCGACCCGGAGTTCGCCGACGCCACGTACGTCGAGCCGATCACGCCGGCCGCGGTCGCCAAGGTCATCGAGCAGGAACGTCCCGACGCCCTGCTTGCCACGCTCGGCGGGCAGACCGCGCTCAACACCGCGGTCGCGCTGCACGAGAACGGCACGCTCGCGAAGTACGGCGTCGAGCTGATCGGCGCGTCGATCGAGGCGATCCAGCGCGGTGAGAACCGCGAGTCGTTCAAGCGGATCGTCGAGGGGCTCGGCGCGAAGGTCGCCAAGAGCAAGATCTGCCACACGATCGAGGAGTGCCTCGCCGCGGCTGCCGAGCTCAACTACCCGGTCGTGGTGCGGCCCTCGTTCACGATGGGCGGCGCCGGCTCCGGCATGGCGTACGACGAAGCCGAGCTCCGCCAGATCGGCGGCCTCGGCCTGCAGCTCAGCCCGACCACCGAGGTGCTCCTGGAGGAGTCGGTCCTCGGCTGGAAGGAGTACGAGCTCGAGGTCATGCGCGACCGCGCCGACAACGTGGTCATCGTCTGCTCGATCGAGAACGTCGACCCGATGGGCGTGCACACCGGCGACTCGGTGACGGTTGCGCCGGCGATGACGCTGACCGACCGCGAGTACCAGGACATGCGCGACGTCGCGATCGGCGTGATCCGCGCGGTCGGTGTCGACACCGGCGGCTGCAACATCCAGTTCGCGGTCGACCCGGCCGACGGCCGGATGATCGTGATCGAGATGAATCCGCGCGTCTCCCGTTCGAGCGCCCTTGCTTCCAAGGCGACCGGCTTCCCGATCGCGAAGATCGCGGCGAAGGTCGCGCTCGGCTACACGTTGGATGAGATCCCCAACGACATCACCGCGGAGACGCCGGCCTCGTTCGAGCCGACGCTCGACTACGTGGTGGTGAAGGTGCCGCGGTTCGCGTTCGAGAAGTTCCCGCACGCCGACCAGACGCTCACCACGCACATGAAGAGCGTCGGCGAGGCGATGGCGATCGGCCGCAACTTCACCGAGGCGCTGCAGAAGGCTCTGCGTTCGATCGAGAAGCGCGACGCGGTGCTGACGTGGGCGGGGGAGCCGCGGCCGAAGGAGGGCCTGCTCACGCTGCTCCGTACGCCGCACGACGGCCGGCTGAAGAACCTCGTCGAGGCGATCCGCGCGGGTGCGACGGCCGAGGAGCTGTTCGAGGCGACGAAGATCGACCCGTGGTTTCTCGACCAGCTCTTCTTGCTGCACGAGATCGCGACCGAGGTCGCGGACGCGCCGCAGCTCGATCCTTCCCTTCTGCGCAAGGCGAAAAGGCACGGCTTCTCCGACGCGCAGATCGGTGCGATCAAGTCGATGCGTGAGGACGTCGTCCGCGGCGTACGCCACGCGCTCGGCATCCGCCCGGTGTTCAAGACGGTCGACACCTGTGCGGCGGAGTTCGCCGCCACGACGCCGTACCACTACTCCAGCTACGACGAGGAGACCGAGGTCCAGCCGCGGGAGAAGCCCGCGGTGATCATCCTCGGCTCGGGCCCCAACCGCATCGGGCAGGGCATCGAGTTCGACTACTCCTGTGTGCACGCGGCGATGGCGCTGGCCGAGGCCGGCTACGAGACCGTGATGGTCAACTGCAACCCGGAGACGGTCTCGACCGACTACGACACCAGCGACCGGCTGTACTTCGAGCCGCTCACGTTGGAGGACGTTCTCGAGGTCGTCAACGCCGAGTTGACGGCGGGTCCGGTCGCGGGTGTGATCGTGCAGCTGGGTGGGCAGACGCCGCTCGGTCTCGCGCAGGGACTCGCCGACGAGGGTGTGCCGATCGTGGGCACGTCGCCGGCGGCGATCCACCTCGCCGAGGACCGCGGCTCGTTCGGGCACGTGCTCGCCGAGGCGGGGCTGCCGGCGCCGAAGCACGGGACCGCGACGTCGTACGTCGAGGCGAAGCAGATCGCCGACGAGATCGGCTACCCGGTGCTGGTGCGGCCGTCGTACGTCCTCGGCGGTCGCGGCATGGAGATCGTGTACGACGACGAGGCGCTCGCCGGTTACATCGCCCGCGCGACGGCGATCTCGCCGGAACACCCGGTGCTGGTCGACCGGTTCCTCGACGACGCGGTCGAGATCGACGTCGACGCGCTGTACGACGGCAAGGAACTGTTCCTCGGCGGCGTGATGGAGCACATCGAGGAGGCCGGCATCCACTCCGGCGACTCGGCGTGCGCGCTGCCGCCGATCACGCTCGGGTCGGAGGAGATCGACCGGATCCGCGCCTCCACCGAGGCGATCGCTCGCGGCGTGGGGGTGCGGGGCTTGCTGAACGTGCAGTACGCGTTGACTTCTGACGTTCTCTACGTGCTGGAGGCCAACCCGCGCGCGTCGCGGACGGTGCCGTTCGTCTCGAAGGCGACGGCGACGCCGTTGGCGAAGGCCGCGGCTCGCGTGATGCTCGGCGCGTCGATCGCCTCGCTGCGGTCGGAGGGCCTGCTGCCGTCGGACCGCGACGGTGGTGCGCTGCCGCCGAACGCGCCGATCGCGGTGAAGGAAGCGGTGATGCCGTTCAACCGGTTCCGCACCGGCGACGGCCGTACGGTCGACACGCTGCTCGGTCCGGAGATGCGCTCGACCGGCGAGGTGATGGGCATCGACGCCGGCTTCGGGGTGGCGTTCGCGAAGTCGCAGGCCGGCGCGTACGGTGCGCTGCCCTCGTCCGGCCGCGCGTTCGTTTCGGTGGCCAACCGGGACAAGCGGCACATGATCTTCCCGGTGAAACGCCTTGCGGACTTGGGCTTCGAGATCCTCGCGACCGAGGGCACCGCTGCGGTGCTGCGGCGCAACGGCGTGCATGCGACCGTCGTTCGCAAGGTCACGCAGGGCCCCGGGCCGGCGGGGGAGCCGACGATCGTGCAGCGCATCGTCGACGGCGAGGTCGACCTGGTCGTCAACACCCCGCGGGGTACGACGTCCGGCGGCAGCCCGCGGATCGATGGGTACGAGATCCGCACCGCCGCGATCATGGCGAACATCCCGTGCATCACCACCGTGCAAGGGCTGGCGGCCGCGGTGCAGGGGATCGAGGCCTTGCTCACCGACAAGATCGGGGTGCGCTCGTTGCAGGACTGGGCTTCCGACATGCGGAGTGGGGAGTCGTGA
- a CDS encoding dihydroorotate dehydrogenase electron transfer subunit encodes MSPTQVRGKVVATRRVGAYHHLTIAAPGIPERTRPGNFVALAVGGPQTSMLLRRAFSIYRVSEQGPTGGTVEIVVGVHGKGTEWLVGCRPGDVVDVVGPLGKPFALPQEPVSCVLVGGGYGSAPLFMLAEGLLARGCRVQFVLGAATEARLFGALDAKRMGCPVTVTTEDGSAGVRGRVTDVLPELVRRTSSEVLYACGPMGMLRAVSDVATAEGAHSQCAVEEAMACGIGVCMTCVLPVIGADGVTRMSRSCVDGPVFRGTQVRWSEVGTVPADTLGAPKVGVR; translated from the coding sequence GTGAGCCCGACGCAGGTCCGCGGGAAGGTCGTCGCGACGCGCCGGGTCGGTGCGTACCACCACCTGACGATCGCGGCGCCGGGCATTCCGGAGCGCACCCGTCCCGGCAACTTCGTGGCGTTGGCGGTCGGTGGACCGCAGACGTCGATGCTGCTGCGGCGCGCGTTCTCGATCTACCGCGTCAGCGAGCAAGGGCCGACCGGTGGGACCGTCGAGATCGTCGTCGGCGTGCACGGCAAGGGCACCGAGTGGCTGGTGGGATGCCGGCCAGGTGATGTGGTGGATGTCGTGGGCCCGTTGGGCAAACCGTTCGCGCTGCCGCAGGAGCCGGTGTCGTGCGTACTGGTCGGCGGCGGGTACGGGAGTGCGCCGCTCTTCATGCTGGCCGAGGGGCTGCTCGCGCGCGGTTGTCGCGTGCAGTTCGTGCTCGGGGCGGCGACCGAGGCTCGGCTGTTCGGTGCCTTGGACGCGAAGCGGATGGGCTGCCCGGTCACGGTGACGACCGAGGACGGGTCGGCGGGGGTGCGCGGTCGGGTGACCGACGTGCTGCCCGAGCTGGTGCGGCGTACGTCGTCGGAGGTGCTGTACGCGTGCGGGCCGATGGGCATGCTGCGCGCGGTCTCCGACGTGGCCACGGCCGAGGGCGCGCACAGCCAGTGCGCGGTCGAGGAGGCGATGGCCTGCGGGATCGGCGTCTGCATGACGTGCGTCCTGCCGGTGATCGGTGCGGACGGGGTGACGCGGATGTCGCGTTCCTGCGTGGACGGTCCGGTGTTCCGCGGCACGCAGGTGCGGTGGTCGGAGGTCGGAACGGTGCCGGCGGACACGCTCGGGGCGCCGAAGGTGGGTGTGCGCTGA